A single genomic interval of Mycolicibacterium sp. MU0053 harbors:
- a CDS encoding helix-turn-helix transcriptional regulator: protein MNTQAGGRRRDVLAILRDAEEPLSIAAIAEQLQVHPNTVRFHLDALQDSGQVERVAVRQAKPGRPPQLFAATRGMDPAGPRDYRLLAAALTDSLARSADTVKTATASGRAIGAELGRSRRDAAQDEPVGQLVELLDELGFAPEVQGARIGLRHCPFLELAKVHPGVVCPVHLGLMQGAMEAWDAPIAVDDLTPFVEPDLCVAQLSGASS from the coding sequence GTGAACACCCAGGCCGGCGGCCGGCGCCGCGACGTATTGGCGATCCTTCGCGACGCCGAGGAGCCGCTGAGTATCGCCGCGATCGCCGAGCAACTGCAGGTACACCCCAACACCGTCCGGTTTCACCTCGACGCGTTGCAGGACAGTGGGCAGGTGGAGCGGGTGGCCGTCCGCCAGGCCAAGCCGGGTCGCCCGCCGCAGCTTTTCGCGGCGACCAGGGGCATGGATCCGGCCGGACCGCGCGACTACCGGTTGCTCGCCGCGGCGCTGACCGATTCGCTGGCCCGCAGCGCCGACACCGTCAAGACTGCCACCGCCTCCGGCCGGGCCATCGGCGCCGAACTCGGCCGCTCGCGACGCGACGCCGCGCAGGACGAACCGGTCGGGCAGCTGGTGGAACTTCTCGATGAACTCGGCTTCGCGCCCGAGGTGCAAGGCGCGCGGATCGGGTTGCGGCACTGTCCCTTTCTGGAGTTGGCGAAGGTGCACCCCGGGGTGGTGTGTCCCGTGCATCTGGGACTGATGCAGGGCGCGATGGAGGCCTGGGATGCCCCGATCGCCGTCGACGACCTCACCCCGTTCGTCGAGCCGGACCTGTGCGTGGCGCAACTGAGCGGAGCGTCGTCATGA
- a CDS encoding YceI family protein yields the protein MTTVLTTTPLSAGTWTIDPVHSAIQFSVRHLVVSKVRGNFGTFSGAITVAEDGTPSVSAEIDVASVDTGNEQRDAHIKSAEFFDVEKYPTATFRSTGVEAKGDDYVLNGDFTLHGVTKPISLALEFGGISPGMGSGEVAGFEASVVLNRKDFGIDLDMPLETGGAVVGDKVTVTVNIEALRQA from the coding sequence ATGACCACCGTACTGACAACGACTCCACTGAGCGCCGGCACCTGGACCATTGACCCGGTGCATTCGGCGATCCAATTCTCGGTGCGCCACCTCGTGGTGAGCAAGGTCCGCGGGAACTTCGGCACCTTCTCCGGCGCCATCACCGTTGCCGAGGACGGGACGCCGTCGGTTTCGGCCGAGATCGACGTCGCCTCGGTCGACACTGGCAACGAGCAGCGCGACGCGCACATCAAGTCTGCCGAATTCTTTGACGTGGAGAAGTACCCGACCGCGACGTTCCGCTCGACCGGCGTCGAGGCAAAGGGCGACGACTACGTGCTCAACGGCGACTTCACCTTGCATGGCGTGACCAAGCCGATCAGCCTCGCCCTGGAGTTCGGCGGCATCAGCCCCGGCATGGGCAGCGGCGAGGTCGCCGGCTTCGAGGCTTCGGTGGTGTTGAACCGCAAGGACTTCGGCATTGACCTGGACATGCCGCTGGAGACGGGCGGGGCGGTCGTCGGCGACAAGGTCACCGTCACCGTCAACATCGAAGCGTTGCGACAGGCCTGA
- a CDS encoding NADPH-dependent 2,4-dienoyl-CoA reductase — MTAYPNLLSPLDLGFTTLRNRVVMGSMHTGLEDRAKDTGRLAEYFAERARGGVGLIITGGYSPNRTGWLLPFAAQLLSSTEARRHRRITAAVHDEGAKILLQILHAGRYAYHPLSVSASSIKAPINPFRPRALSGRGVRQTVDDFVRCAVLAREAGYDGVEIMGSEGYLLNQFLAPRTNRRTDAWGGTPEKRRRLPVEIVRRTRAAVGSDFIIDYRLSMADYVDNGQSWDEIIALAQEVEEAGATLINSGFGWHEARVPTIVTSVPNAAFADISSAVAEHVGIPVVASNRINMPEAAEQILADTHVQLISMARPLLSDPAWVAKAAADAADEINTCIACNQACLDHAFVHKTVSCLVNPRAGHETTLVLGPTARARSVAVVGAGPAGLSTAVTAAARGHRVTLFDANDFIGGQFDLARRIPGKEEFDQTVRYYTTMLAKHDVQVRLGTRVGAADLVGFDDVVLATGVAPRLPDIVGIDHPMVLTYPEAIYGVKPVGARVAVIGAGGIGFDVSELLATDESPTLNLKDWRAEWGAPAPHEGPPTLRGALATPIPAPPARAVYLLQRSPGRQGRGLGKTTGWVHRASLKAKGVQQLSGVNYERIDDDGLHISFGKNRKNPRVLAVDNVVVCAGQEPVRDLEDGLRARGIDPHIIGGAALAAELDAKRAIRQGTELAARL; from the coding sequence ATGACCGCTTACCCGAATCTGCTGTCGCCGTTGGATCTTGGCTTCACGACGCTGCGCAACCGCGTCGTGATGGGCTCGATGCACACCGGACTCGAGGATCGCGCCAAGGACACCGGACGGCTCGCCGAGTACTTCGCCGAACGCGCCCGCGGCGGCGTCGGACTGATCATCACCGGCGGCTACTCCCCCAACCGCACCGGATGGCTGCTGCCCTTCGCGGCGCAGCTGCTGTCGTCGACCGAGGCGCGGCGGCATCGCCGCATCACCGCGGCGGTGCACGACGAGGGAGCCAAGATCCTGCTCCAAATCCTGCACGCCGGGCGCTACGCCTACCACCCGCTGTCGGTCAGTGCGTCGTCGATCAAGGCCCCGATCAACCCATTTCGGCCACGGGCGCTGTCCGGGCGCGGGGTGCGGCAGACCGTCGACGACTTCGTGAGGTGCGCGGTGCTGGCCCGCGAGGCCGGCTATGACGGCGTCGAGATCATGGGCAGCGAGGGCTATCTGCTGAATCAGTTTCTGGCTCCCCGCACCAATCGCCGCACCGACGCCTGGGGCGGCACCCCGGAGAAGCGCCGCCGGCTGCCGGTGGAGATCGTGCGCCGCACCCGGGCGGCGGTGGGTTCGGACTTCATCATCGACTACCGGCTGTCGATGGCCGACTATGTGGACAACGGCCAGAGCTGGGACGAAATCATCGCGCTGGCACAAGAAGTCGAAGAGGCCGGGGCCACGCTGATCAATTCCGGCTTCGGCTGGCACGAGGCCCGGGTGCCCACGATCGTCACCTCGGTGCCCAACGCCGCCTTCGCCGACATCAGCAGCGCGGTGGCCGAACACGTCGGCATCCCGGTGGTGGCGTCCAACCGGATCAACATGCCCGAGGCCGCCGAGCAGATCCTCGCCGACACCCACGTGCAACTGATCTCGATGGCCCGACCGTTGTTGAGCGATCCGGCCTGGGTGGCCAAGGCGGCCGCCGATGCCGCCGACGAGATCAACACCTGCATCGCCTGCAATCAGGCCTGCCTGGACCACGCGTTCGTCCACAAAACCGTGTCGTGCCTGGTCAATCCGCGTGCCGGACACGAGACCACGCTGGTGCTCGGACCCACCGCTCGGGCCCGTTCGGTGGCGGTCGTCGGTGCCGGTCCGGCCGGGTTGTCGACGGCCGTGACCGCCGCCGCGCGCGGCCACCGCGTGACGCTGTTCGACGCGAACGACTTCATCGGCGGACAGTTCGACCTGGCCCGCCGGATTCCGGGCAAGGAGGAATTCGACCAGACGGTCCGCTATTACACGACCATGCTGGCCAAGCACGACGTGCAGGTCCGGCTGGGCACGCGGGTCGGCGCCGCGGACCTCGTCGGATTCGACGACGTGGTGCTGGCCACCGGAGTGGCGCCCCGCCTGCCCGACATCGTGGGAATCGATCACCCGATGGTGCTGACCTATCCCGAAGCGATCTACGGGGTCAAACCCGTCGGAGCCCGCGTCGCGGTGATCGGCGCCGGCGGAATCGGTTTCGACGTCAGTGAACTATTGGCCACCGACGAATCCCCCACGCTGAACCTCAAGGACTGGCGGGCCGAATGGGGCGCGCCGGCACCGCACGAGGGGCCACCGACGTTGCGTGGCGCGTTGGCGACGCCGATCCCCGCGCCACCCGCGCGTGCGGTCTACCTGCTGCAGCGCAGCCCCGGCCGACAGGGCCGCGGCCTGGGCAAGACCACCGGCTGGGTCCATCGGGCGTCGCTGAAAGCCAAAGGCGTACAGCAGCTTTCCGGGGTCAACTACGAGCGCATCGACGACGACGGACTGCACATCAGCTTTGGCAAGAACCGCAAGAATCCGCGGGTGCTCGCCGTGGACAACGTGGTGGTCTGCGCCGGACAGGAACCGGTGCGCGATCTCGAGGACGGCCTGCGCGCCCGGGGCATCGACCCGCACATCATCGGCGGGGCGGCGCTGGCCGCCGAACTCGACGCCAAGCGCGCCATCCGGCAGGGCACCGAGCTCGCGGCCCGTCTCTGA
- a CDS encoding PadR family transcriptional regulator, which translates to MALPHAILVSLSEQSGSGYELARRFDRSIGYFWSATHQQIYRTLRVMDADGWVHGTPVAQQNRPDKKVYTVSELGRAELARWIAAPLDGVGTALTDGRTRDLAVKIRGAGYGGAHAVAALREQIVALRTERAAALDTYRGFEKSQFPDPGRLSGTSLHQYLVLRGGIRAEEGSIDWLDEVLTALERQS; encoded by the coding sequence ATGGCGCTGCCCCACGCGATCCTGGTGTCGCTGTCCGAGCAGTCCGGCTCGGGATATGAACTGGCGCGCAGGTTCGACCGCAGCATCGGCTACTTCTGGAGTGCGACGCATCAGCAGATCTATCGCACGCTGCGCGTGATGGACGCCGACGGCTGGGTGCACGGCACTCCCGTCGCGCAGCAGAACCGGCCGGACAAGAAGGTCTATACCGTCTCCGAGCTGGGGCGGGCCGAACTCGCCCGGTGGATCGCCGCCCCGCTGGACGGCGTGGGCACCGCGTTGACCGACGGCCGCACCCGCGATCTGGCGGTGAAGATCCGCGGCGCCGGTTACGGCGGAGCGCACGCCGTGGCCGCGTTGCGTGAGCAGATTGTCGCGCTGCGAACCGAACGGGCGGCAGCGCTGGACACCTACCGCGGCTTCGAGAAAAGCCAATTCCCGGACCCCGGTCGGCTCTCGGGCACCAGCCTGCATCAATACCTGGTGCTGCGCGGCGGCATCCGGGCCGAGGAGGGTTCGATCGACTGGCTCGACGAGGTACTGACCGCACTGGAAAGGCAGTCATGA
- the dapC gene encoding succinyldiaminopimelate transaminase, which translates to MSRRRPVSASLPVFPWDTLADVTAKARAHPDGIVDLSVGTPVDPVAPLIQDALAAAAPSPGYPTTAGTPALRAAAVAALHRRYRVTGLSEAAVLPVIGTKELIAWLPTLLGLGSEDLVVIPELAYPTYDVGGRLAGTQVLAADSLTQLGPQRPALVFINSPSNPTGKVLGLDHLRKVVGWARERGTVVASDECYLGLAWDAEPLSVLHPDVCDGDHTGLLAVHSLSKTSSLAGYRSGFVAGDTALVAELLAVRKHAGMMVPTPVQAAMVAALGDDEHEARQRDTYQRRRAALLPAVRKAGFTVEHSEAGLYLWATRGEPCRDTVSWLADRGILVAPGEFYGPRGAQHVRIALTATDERIAAAADRLA; encoded by the coding sequence ATGTCACGCCGGCGCCCGGTATCGGCGTCGCTGCCGGTCTTTCCGTGGGACACCTTGGCCGATGTCACGGCCAAGGCCCGCGCGCATCCCGACGGCATCGTCGACCTGTCGGTCGGCACTCCGGTCGATCCCGTCGCCCCGCTGATCCAGGACGCGCTGGCGGCGGCCGCGCCGTCGCCCGGCTATCCGACGACCGCAGGTACCCCGGCCCTGCGCGCGGCCGCGGTGGCCGCGCTGCACCGCCGGTACCGGGTCACCGGGCTCAGCGAGGCCGCGGTGCTGCCGGTCATCGGCACCAAGGAGCTCATCGCCTGGTTGCCGACGCTGCTCGGACTGGGATCCGAGGACCTCGTCGTCATTCCCGAACTCGCGTATCCGACCTATGACGTGGGCGGCCGGCTGGCCGGTACCCAGGTCCTGGCCGCCGACTCGCTGACCCAGCTCGGCCCGCAGCGACCCGCCCTGGTGTTCATCAACTCCCCGAGCAACCCGACCGGCAAGGTGCTGGGCCTCGACCACCTGCGCAAGGTGGTGGGCTGGGCCCGCGAACGCGGCACCGTCGTCGCCTCCGACGAGTGCTATCTGGGTCTGGCGTGGGACGCCGAACCGCTGTCGGTGCTGCACCCGGACGTGTGCGACGGGGACCACACCGGCCTGCTCGCGGTGCATTCACTGTCGAAGACGTCGTCGCTGGCCGGATACCGCTCCGGTTTCGTTGCCGGCGATACCGCGCTGGTCGCCGAGTTGCTCGCGGTGCGCAAACACGCCGGGATGATGGTGCCGACCCCGGTGCAGGCGGCCATGGTGGCCGCCCTCGGCGACGACGAACACGAGGCGCGGCAGCGGGACACCTATCAACGGCGGCGTGCGGCGCTATTGCCCGCGGTGCGCAAGGCGGGTTTCACCGTCGAGCATTCCGAGGCCGGGCTGTACCTGTGGGCCACCCGCGGCGAACCCTGCCGCGACACCGTGTCCTGGCTCGCCGACCGCGGGATCCTGGTGGCACCCGGCGAGTTCTACGGTCCCCGCGGCGCGCAACACGTGCGGATCGCGTTGACCGCGACCGACGAGCGGATCGCCGCGGCCGCCGACCGGCTGGCCTAG
- the fdxA gene encoding ferredoxin, translated as MTYVIGKPCVDVKDRACVEECPVDCIYEGGRALYIHPDECVDCGACEPVCPVEAIYYEDDLPDELTPYATDNAEFFTETLPGQDGPLGSPGGAAKLGPIGADAPLVASLPPQQ; from the coding sequence ATGACCTACGTGATCGGCAAGCCCTGTGTGGATGTGAAGGATCGGGCCTGCGTGGAGGAGTGCCCGGTCGACTGCATCTACGAAGGCGGCCGGGCCCTGTACATCCATCCCGACGAGTGCGTGGACTGCGGCGCCTGCGAACCGGTGTGTCCGGTGGAGGCGATCTACTACGAGGACGATCTACCGGACGAGCTCACCCCGTATGCGACAGACAACGCAGAGTTTTTCACCGAGACGTTGCCGGGTCAGGACGGACCGCTGGGATCGCCCGGCGGAGCGGCGAAACTGGGACCCATCGGTGCCGACGCACCGTTGGTCGCCAGCCTGCCGCCGCAGCAGTGA
- a CDS encoding DUF2249 domain-containing protein, protein MTEQQLDVRGLPKPDKHPAIFAAYAHLPVGGSFVLVNNHDPKHLRDEFDADYPGSHDWTYLQRGPKEWHILIGKRTATALPRVLVNTMRTAEAQDADATGAVWNIPVAQRDLDSNIVALAPGGGIDSHTGPDLDVLIYVLSGDGQLTTELETHLALAPGDLVWLPRRSQRKFSAGRNGLRYLTVHQRRKALVLQPPEPRSRP, encoded by the coding sequence ATGACCGAACAGCAACTCGATGTCCGCGGACTCCCCAAACCCGACAAGCACCCGGCGATTTTCGCGGCGTACGCCCACCTGCCCGTGGGCGGCTCCTTCGTGCTGGTCAACAACCACGACCCGAAACATCTGCGCGACGAGTTCGACGCCGACTACCCCGGCAGCCACGACTGGACGTATCTGCAACGCGGCCCCAAGGAGTGGCACATCCTCATCGGCAAGCGCACCGCCACGGCGTTGCCGCGCGTCCTGGTCAACACGATGCGCACCGCCGAAGCCCAGGACGCCGACGCCACCGGCGCGGTGTGGAACATCCCGGTGGCCCAGCGGGACCTGGACTCCAACATCGTCGCGCTGGCCCCGGGCGGCGGGATCGACAGCCACACCGGACCGGACCTTGACGTGCTGATCTATGTGCTCTCCGGTGACGGTCAATTGACCACCGAACTGGAAACCCATCTCGCGCTCGCACCGGGCGATCTGGTCTGGCTACCGCGACGGTCGCAGCGCAAGTTCAGCGCGGGCCGCAACGGGTTGCGGTACCTGACCGTGCACCAGCGTCGCAAAGCCCTCGTTCTGCAACCGCCGGAACCGCGGTCCCGGCCATGA
- a CDS encoding group III truncated hemoglobin, whose product MTVPTMVRSDITDRADVYALLSRFYGQALIDDVLAEPFSEVRAKGLDEHLPVMCDFWETMLLRARLYQRSALEVHREVHLKHPLTHEHFLRWLTLWVETVDAMFSGPVAEKAKLHGRRTAWAFHRRLTGHDVPELDAAALPTPRAGVSPGDRPQNLRGLRTLAQ is encoded by the coding sequence ATGACTGTTCCGACGATGGTGCGCTCCGATATCACCGACCGGGCCGACGTGTACGCGCTGTTGTCCCGCTTCTACGGCCAGGCGCTGATCGACGACGTGCTGGCCGAGCCGTTCAGCGAAGTCCGCGCCAAGGGCCTGGACGAACACCTGCCGGTGATGTGCGACTTCTGGGAGACCATGCTGCTGCGGGCCCGGCTCTATCAGCGCAGCGCGTTGGAGGTGCACCGCGAGGTGCATCTCAAGCATCCGCTGACCCACGAGCATTTCCTGCGCTGGTTGACGCTGTGGGTGGAGACCGTCGACGCCATGTTCAGCGGCCCGGTTGCGGAGAAGGCCAAGCTGCACGGCCGGCGTACCGCCTGGGCCTTCCATCGCCGACTGACCGGCCACGACGTCCCCGAACTCGACGCCGCCGCCCTCCCAACCCCGCGAGCGGGCGTGTCCCCGGGCGACAGGCCGCAGAATCTTCGTGGTTTGCGCACGTTGGCGCAGTGA
- the fdxA gene encoding ferredoxin, with protein MTYTIAEPCIDVKDKACIEECPVDCIYEGARMLYIHPDECVDCGACEPVCPVEAIFYEDDVPDNWAAYTQYNADFFDELGSPGGASKVGQTDNDPEAVKNMPPQGD; from the coding sequence GTGACCTACACGATCGCCGAACCCTGCATCGACGTCAAAGACAAGGCATGCATCGAAGAGTGCCCCGTCGACTGCATCTATGAGGGCGCACGGATGCTCTACATCCACCCCGATGAGTGCGTGGACTGTGGCGCGTGCGAGCCGGTCTGCCCGGTCGAGGCCATCTTCTACGAGGATGACGTGCCGGATAACTGGGCTGCCTACACCCAGTACAACGCCGACTTCTTCGACGAACTCGGCTCCCCGGGTGGCGCGTCCAAGGTGGGTCAGACCGACAACGATCCGGAGGCCGTCAAGAACATGCCTCCGCAGGGCGACTGA